A section of the Oncorhynchus tshawytscha isolate Ot180627B linkage group LG09, Otsh_v2.0, whole genome shotgun sequence genome encodes:
- the LOC112259170 gene encoding neuronal pentraxin receptor-like codes for MCGSSCAFDTSLGDDPGDNAQGDPDGDGGTLAAGKDPTRPPPEPTISPPGHNPSQSTRTLDAPTNRGSNFWQGRRRGRLISDAANLKFIVIILAAGMVAFVGAVICIIAAVHTGSAAESQQQQPVADNQSQSPDAGVQQTFPGGSVARAGPLGALHGSETQDGEAPTFFHVPSGSDGIGGTRQVSRLICTPVPAGECNPKNFQQQADDPSLFAGEDWGYLRTTAEELKQTVLQQKDQIITDQRTIRDLSGKLSECESGIEGRRVPESSAGLWGGKRVDEGRLMVRDSAPSSSVAQLLTAQAVGELEQAIVQMKDRIEKLESDIGPLALSHNHTDAATAVTSRGAGGGGLSEAPDRWGEAGLVGQARTGDGPEQWPRMEDLEGELERKLELLEKERKALRKESQRHRQEIDQGINSLHHRIAGLEEGLSEYTYPEGYKLSFPTRTNYMYAVVQHPIPELRAFTVCLWLRPAEGGIGTPFSYAVAEQPNELVLLQGMHTPVELLINDKAAELPLNLSRGSWHHICVSWSQRGGAWQAYQGGKLRGEGQGLAAWHHIRPGGVLILGQEQDTLGGRFDSSQALVGELSQWNLWERVLTPSEVSSLAHCSQHGPQPKGNVAPWTNREVEVFGGAIKVPREPCAAKRINTSL; via the exons ATGTGCGGCTCCAGCTGTGCGTTCGACACcagcctcggggacgacccgggggACAatgcgcagggcgatccggatggagacggtggaactctCGCAGCCGGGAAGGatccaacacgtcctccaccaGAACCCACCATCTCTCCCCCGGGCCAtaacccctcccagtccacgag gactttagaTGCCCCCACAAACCGCGGATCCAACTtctggcagggcaggcggaggggcag ATTGATTTCTGACGCCGCCAACCTGAAGTTCATCGTTATCATCTTGGCCGCCGGGATGGTGGCCTTCGTTGGAGCAGTCATCTGCATCATCGCCGCGGTCCATACCGGCTCCGCTGCCGAATCTCAGCAGCAGCAGCCTGTGGCAGACAACCAGTCGCAGTCTCCGGACGCTGGAGTGCAGCAGACTTTCCCCGGGGGCTCCGTGGCGCGAGCGGGTCCACTGGGCGCTCTCCATGGTTCTGAAACGCAGGACGGAGAAGCGCCCACTTTCTTCCACGTCCCCAGCGGCTCAGACGGGATTGGTGGAACTAGGCAGGTTAGCAGACTTATCTGCACCCCAGTCCCCGCCGGAGAATGCAACCCCAAAAACTTTCAGCAACAAGCCGACGACCCGTCGCTGTTCGCGGGTGAGGACTGGGGATACCTCCGCACCACGGCAGAGGAACTCAAACAGACAGTTCTCCAGCAGAAGGACCAGATTATCACCGACCAGCGGACCATTAGGGATCTGTCAGGCAAGCTTTCGGAGTGTGAGAGCGGAATAGAGGGGCGTAGAGTACCGGAGAGTAGCGCGGGGCTCTGGGGAGGTAAGAGGGTAGATGAGGGCCGGCTCATGGTCCGGGACAGTGCTCCGTCGTCGTCTGTGGCACAGCTGCTCACCGCCCAGGCTGTAGGCGAGCTGGAACAGGCTATCGTTCAGATGAAAGACCGCATAGAGAAACTGGAG TCAGATATCGGACCGCTGGCGCTCTCTCACAACCACACGGATGCAGCAACTGCGGTGACTTCAAGAGGGGCAGGTGGTGGTGGGCTCTCTGAGGCCCCTGATCGTTGGGGTGAGGCAGGGCTAGTGGGGCAGGCCCGGACAGGGGATGGACCAGAGCAGTGGCCACGGATGGAGGATCTGGAGGGAGAGCTTGAGAGGAAGCTGGAACtcctggagaaggagaggaaggccCTGCGAAAAGAATCCCAAAGACACAGGCAGGAGATTGACCAGGGGATCAACTCCCTACACCACCGCATTGCTGGCCtggaagagg GACTCTCAGAGTACACCTACCCCGAGGGCTACAAGCTGTCCTTCCCAACACGTACCAACTATATGTACGCGGTGGTACAGCACCCCATCCCTGAGCTGCGTGCCTTCACCGTGTGCCTCTGGCTGAGACCCGCCGAGGGGGGCATCGGCACCCCTTTCTCCTACGCTGTGGCGGAGCAGCCCAATGAGCTCGTTCTGCTGCAGGGCATGCACACCCCTGTGGAGCTGCTCATTAATGACAAG GCGGCAGAGTTACCTCTGAACCTGTCCCGGGGCAGCTGGCACCACATCTGTGTAAGCTGGAGCCAGAGAGGTGGGGCGTGGCAGGCCTACCAGGGGGGcaagctgagaggagaggggcagggccTGGCAGCCTGGCACCACATCAGGCCTGGGGGAGTCCTCATCCTGGGGCAGGAACAG GACACTCTGGGCGGACGTTTCGACTCGTCCCAGGCCCTGGTGGGGGAGCTATCCCAGTGGAACTTATGGGAGCGGGTCCTGACCCCCAGCGAGGTGTCCAGCCTGGCCCACTGCAGCCAGCACGGCCCCCAGCCAAAGGGCAATGTGGCCCCTTGGACCAACAGGGAAGTAGAGGTGTTCGGAGGAGCCATCAAGGTGCCCAGGGAGCCCTGCGCTGCTAAACGCATCAACACCTCACTGTGA